The following nucleotide sequence is from Saccharothrix texasensis.
TGTGCAGGCCGCTCAACGCCGCCGTGCCCAGCACCCGTTCGGCGAACCGCACCCCGGCGACGTACGCGCGCACGTCGGCCTCCTCGGTCAGGTAGCCGGGGTCGATGACCGGCGGCACGGACGGGTCCGCCGACACCAGCGCGAGCCGTCCCCGGCTGCGCGGGCGCAGCAGCACCACGCCCACCGTGTAGCCGGGGATCGGGTCGCCGTCGTCGGAGAACGCCATCGGCGACCAGATCAGCTCCACGTCCGGTGGCCCGTCGCCGCCGTCTGCGCGCAGGAACGCGACCGCCTCGCCGATGTTCGAGCTCGACGGCCCGGTCCGGTCGCGCTCGTACTGCTCGCGGCCGTCCTGGAGGAAGCGGGTGGCGGCCGGAGCGTGCACGGCCAGGTCGAGGATCATGTGGTCGTGCAGCCCGCGACCCACGCCGGGCAGGTCCACGCGCGGCGTCACGCCCACCGCGCGCAACTCGGTCGCAGGCCCGATCCCGGACAGCAGCAGCAAGTGTGGCGAGCCGACCGAACCAGCGCACAGCACCACCTCCCGCCGGGCGGTCACCGCGCGGTCCGCCAGCCGCACGCCGGTGGCCCGACCGTCCCGATCGAGCATGATCCGCTCCGCCCGCCGCCCGCTGAGCACGGTCAGGTTCGGCCGGCCCGAAGCGGGCTTGAGGTAGGCGTCGGCGGAGCTCCACCGGACGCCTTCGCGCTGCGTCACGGGCGTCAAGGCGCATCCGGTGTTGTCCGGACCGCCCAGGCCGCCCTCGACCGGCTTCAGGCCCACTTCCGCGCACGCGTCGAGGAACCGCGCGCTGCTCGGGTCGGGATCGCGCTGCGGCGAGATCCACAGCGGACCCGTCGTGCCGAACTCCGGACCGGCCTCGCGCTCACCGGCCCAGCGCTCCGCCCGCCGGAAGTACGGGTGCACGCGCTCCCACGACCACGACGGGTGCCAGTCGTCGAAGTCGGCCGCGTGGCCGGGCACCCACATCTGGAAGTTCGTGGCCGACGAGCCGCCGTGCACCCGGCCGCGCGGCCACGGCACCTCCCGTCCACCGAGGCCGGGCTGCGGCGCGGTGGTGAACGCCCAGTCGACCTCCGACCCGAACAGCTCCAGCGCGCCCAGCGGCACGCCGATGGCCGGGTGGTCGTCCGGACCGCCCGCCTCCACCAGGGCGACGGTGACGGCCGGGTCCTCGGTCAGGCGGGCCGCGACCACGCAGCCCGCCGAGCCCGCGCCCACCACCACGTAGTCGAACTCCTCCGCTTCCACCACGGCAACTCCTCCCACGAACGGGTTAGACGCGTCAGCGGGCCACCCGGACCGCCGCCTGCTTCGCCGCCACCAGACCGGACTCCATCGCCCCTTCGACGTAACCGCTCCACCCGGAGGCGATGTCGCTGGTGGCGAACGAGATCCGGCCCTGCGGCTGCTGCACGGCGCGCAGCAGGCCGGTCAGCTGTCGCGGCTGCCGGAACGACCAGCCGCCGAGCGCGAACCGGTCGCCGCCCCAGTCGTGGCCCTTCACCGACAGCACCCGGGCGTCCGGCACGATCAGCCGCACGGCTTCCTGCACCTGCGCGGCGTTGTTCACGTCCAGCCGCGGCTCGCCGCTGAACCCGATCATCAGCCAGCCCCGGGACGTCTGCTTGTACGGCACCAGGGTGTCCACCGGGTAGCCCTCGGGCGCGTGCACGTAGGTGTTCCCGATCGAGGAAGCCAGGTGCAGCCACAGCTTCTTGGCGTTCGGCACGCCGAACGTCTCCTGCGACGCCTGGAGCTTGGCCGTCGACAGGCCGGGCGCGAACTCGATGGTGCGCCACACGTTCACCGGGACGGCCACGACCACCGCTGCCGCTGTGTGCACCGAACCCGCCGCCGTGCGCACGGTGACCTGCCGGCCGTCGTCGGCGATGGACTTCACCGGCGTGTTCAGCAGCACCTCGGCCTGCGCCTCGGCCAGGATCGACCGGGCCAGGCCGTTCATGCCGGTGGCCGGCTTGTAGGTGTTGATGCCGTAGTACTGCTCGGCGTTGTAGTTGCACAGCGCCCACCAGTGCAGGAACTGCGTGTACGCGCCCCGCGTCGAGGCGCCGCCCAGGCCGCCGGTCGCCCCGGTGAGCCACTTCTCGTCCAGCGCGGACAGGTTCATCGAGTCCAGGTGCCGCCGGATCGTCAGCGCGTCCGGCGCCCGGAGCAGGTCGGCCCGCGCCAACGGGTTGTAGGCGTCGGGGAACAGCTCGCGGGCGCGTTCGCTGAACCGCGTCAGCAGCTCGCCCTGCCGGCCGAACGACTCCTCCGGCGGGAAGAACCCGAACCCGTTCTCCGTCGGGAAGAGCGTCCGCTCGGCGGCGCCGTCGGCGACGAACCCGATGCGCTGGGCTTCGATCTCCCGCCACACCGTGGTCTGCAACGGGTCGACCCACGTGCCGCCCAGCTCGACCTGCTCGCCCTCGAACGTGGTCGTCCACGTCCGGCCGCCGATCCGGTCGCGCGCCTCCACCACGAGCACCCGCAGGCCGCGGCGGCGCAGCTCCCGGGCGGCGGTGACGCCGGCGAACCCGGCGCCGACGACGATCACGTCGTGGGTCGACCGGGTGCCGCTGCCCGCCGCCGAGGCGACGGCGGGAGGCAGGGCGCTGCCCACGACGGCGGTCGTGGCCAGCGCCTTGAGGAAGCCGCGGCGGGTAGGGCCGGCGGCTTTGACCGACTGACTCATGTTTCTCGTGCCCCCAGTGGCATCCGGTGTTACAGGAACGGGGTCTCGGGGTCGAGGCCGACCAGCACCCGCCCGTGGACCTCCAAGCTCATGTCGGGTGACATGAGGCCGTGCGTGGTCAGGCCGAGCAGGTCGCGGTGGTAGCGCTGGAACGGCGCGGACCTGCTCAGCGCCGACGCGCCCGCGATGGTCTGGAGCGCCTCCACGGCTTCCTTGACGAGCAGGATCGCCGTGCCCGCCTGGCCGCGGACCGCCGCTTTCTCGTCCCACGTCGGCTGCTCGCCCGCGTCGGCGCGACGCTGGAGCACGTCCACGTAGGACGCCGACAGCGCCTCGGCCGCGGTGATCTTGTTGGCGGCCAGCGCGACGCGGTGCTGCGTCAACGGGTGCTGCCGCTGGTCGGTCCACGACGTGTAGGCCAGGCCGCGGCCGGGCAGGCGCTCCAGGAAGACCTCCAGCGCGCCCTTGGCCATGCCGATGTAGGCGGCGACGGACTCCGCGACGACGTAGCTGATCAGGCTGTACGCCCGGCCCTGCGCGGTGGGCGTGCGGCCGGCGACCCCCTCCGTCAGCGCATCCTCGCCGGTGACGACGCGGTGCGCGGGCACGAACACGTCCTTGGCCGTGGTGGTGGAGCTGCCGGTCCCCGACGCGGCGGACACGTGCCAGTCGTCCGCGATGGTCAGCTCCGACATGGGCACCATCGCGAACACCTCCTCCTCCGTGCCGTCGGGGTGTTCGGCGATGGCGGCCAGCAGGTCCCAGTGCGCGCCCCGGCAGCCGGTGTTGAACCGCCACGAGCCGTTGAGCAGGTAGCCGCCTTCGGTCGGCGTGGCCTTCGCGGTGGGCGTGAAGCCGCCGGAGATGCGCACCGACCCGCCCGCGAAGATCTCGTCCTGCGCCTGGTCCGGGTACAGGGTGGCCATCCAGGCACTCGACACCCACGCGACCGCCGTCCACGCGGTCGAGCCGCAGCCGCGGCCGATCTCGGTCAGCACGGCGATCTGCTCCGCCATCGGCAGGTCCAGGCCGCCGAACCGGCGCGGCACCGCCATCGAGAACACGCCCGCCTTGTCCAGCAGGTCGACGTTCTCCTCGGGAATCCAGCGGTTCTGCTCAGCCTCGGCGCCGTTCTCGCGCAGCCTCGGCACGATGTCGCGGACCGCGTCCAGCACTTCGCTCATGGCGTTTCCTCCCCGGTTCGGGTCAGCACTACGGGCAACGTCTCGTGGCCGTTGGAGATGAACGACCCCAACGGGCGCAGGTCCTCGGTCGGCACCGCGAGCCGCAGCCGCGGGAACCGGGCGAACAGGGC
It contains:
- a CDS encoding GMC family oxidoreductase yields the protein MVEAEEFDYVVVGAGSAGCVVAARLTEDPAVTVALVEAGGPDDHPAIGVPLGALELFGSEVDWAFTTAPQPGLGGREVPWPRGRVHGGSSATNFQMWVPGHAADFDDWHPSWSWERVHPYFRRAERWAGEREAGPEFGTTGPLWISPQRDPDPSSARFLDACAEVGLKPVEGGLGGPDNTGCALTPVTQREGVRWSSADAYLKPASGRPNLTVLSGRRAERIMLDRDGRATGVRLADRAVTARREVVLCAGSVGSPHLLLLSGIGPATELRAVGVTPRVDLPGVGRGLHDHMILDLAVHAPAATRFLQDGREQYERDRTGPSSSNIGEAVAFLRADGGDGPPDVELIWSPMAFSDDGDPIPGYTVGVVLLRPRSRGRLALVSADPSVPPVIDPGYLTEEADVRAYVAGVRFAERVLGTAALSGLHTGPVAPWPADDALVDYVRERASTVFHPVGSCRMGDVVDERLRVRGVPGLRVVDASVIPEAPRGHTHAHAVMIAERAAGLLREDRG
- a CDS encoding flavin monoamine oxidase family protein; translation: MSQSVKAAGPTRRGFLKALATTAVVGSALPPAVASAAGSGTRSTHDVIVVGAGFAGVTAARELRRRGLRVLVVEARDRIGGRTWTTTFEGEQVELGGTWVDPLQTTVWREIEAQRIGFVADGAAERTLFPTENGFGFFPPEESFGRQGELLTRFSERARELFPDAYNPLARADLLRAPDALTIRRHLDSMNLSALDEKWLTGATGGLGGASTRGAYTQFLHWWALCNYNAEQYYGINTYKPATGMNGLARSILAEAQAEVLLNTPVKSIADDGRQVTVRTAAGSVHTAAAVVVAVPVNVWRTIEFAPGLSTAKLQASQETFGVPNAKKLWLHLASSIGNTYVHAPEGYPVDTLVPYKQTSRGWLMIGFSGEPRLDVNNAAQVQEAVRLIVPDARVLSVKGHDWGGDRFALGGWSFRQPRQLTGLLRAVQQPQGRISFATSDIASGWSGYVEGAMESGLVAAKQAAVRVAR
- a CDS encoding acyl-CoA dehydrogenase family protein; this translates as MSEVLDAVRDIVPRLRENGAEAEQNRWIPEENVDLLDKAGVFSMAVPRRFGGLDLPMAEQIAVLTEIGRGCGSTAWTAVAWVSSAWMATLYPDQAQDEIFAGGSVRISGGFTPTAKATPTEGGYLLNGSWRFNTGCRGAHWDLLAAIAEHPDGTEEEVFAMVPMSELTIADDWHVSAASGTGSSTTTAKDVFVPAHRVVTGEDALTEGVAGRTPTAQGRAYSLISYVVAESVAAYIGMAKGALEVFLERLPGRGLAYTSWTDQRQHPLTQHRVALAANKITAAEALSASYVDVLQRRADAGEQPTWDEKAAVRGQAGTAILLVKEAVEALQTIAGASALSRSAPFQRYHRDLLGLTTHGLMSPDMSLEVHGRVLVGLDPETPFL